The Lewinellaceae bacterium DNA window GGGATCCACTAATCTTTCCAATTGGTCCAGCGTATAATCCATCATATGGCGTTGACCTCCCCAGGTCATCATGAAGACAATTTTACCATCGGCATTAAACCAGGCAATTTCCTGGGTCTCAATGGTAAGTAAGCGCTGGCCCTGTTTCACCAGAAACCTGTTTCGGTAATTACTGACCTGACGGTCCCGTTGCTGCAGGTCGGTAAGCAGTGCCTCGAGCTGCAGGGACATCGATTGCTGCCCAAAATGGGATTGCAGGTGCTGGTATTTTTGCAGGCTGCGCGTGAGGTCATCCTTTCTGACGGGTTTGAGCAAATAATCCAGGCTGTTTACCTTAAAAGCATGCAAGGCATATTCGTCATAGGAGGTAGTAAAAATGACCGGTGCCATAATCTGGACCTGTTTGAAAATCTCAAAACACTGACCATCAGCCAGTTCTATATCCATAAAGATCAGGTCCGGCTGAGCATTGTTTTGCAACCACCATACCGAGGATTTTATGGTTTCCGCATGGCCGATAACCTGGATTTTGGGATCGATTTCTTCCAGTAATTTTATGAGGCGATTTAAGCCTAAGGGCTCGTCTTCTATGATGTAAGCTCGCATAGTGCTATGCTGTTATCGAATGTTTTGAGATGATGGGCAGCCGGACGATGAAATAGTCATCCCCCTCCAGTACCATGACTTCCCCGGCTCCCAGTAATTGGTATTTTGCCATGATATTGGTCAATCCAATTTTTTCCGAGGGCACCCACAATTGTTTCCGTTGCAGATTGTTCTTCACCTCGATGGAATTTCCTTCAAATATGGATATCCATATGTGTAATGGATTTTCAGTTGAAACCTCATTATGTTTTACGG harbors:
- a CDS encoding response regulator transcription factor, encoding MRAYIIEDEPLGLNRLIKLLEEIDPKIQVIGHAETIKSSVWWLQNNAQPDLIFMDIELADGQCFEIFKQVQIMAPVIFTTSYDEYALHAFKVNSLDYLLKPVRKDDLTRSLQKYQHLQSHFGQQSMSLQLEALLTDLQQRDRQVSNYRNRFLVKQGQRLLTIETQEIAWFNADGKIVFMMTWGGQRHMMDYTLDQLERLVDPNMFYRANRSFILNIKSIRTIHPYFNGKLKLTLHPAPEETEVVVSKEKSNNFKSWLGK